A single window of Caldalkalibacillus uzonensis DNA harbors:
- a CDS encoding amidase, which produces MSLPTHVTDMSAVELARLIGTKQISPVEVIDQFLDRIEQVNPHINAFCTILAEEARSEAQKLEQQLMRSDVTLGPLGGVPVAIKDLTPVAGVRTTFGSQAYADYIPTEDAVVVKRLKAAGAIIIGKTNTPEFGHKGTTDNLLFGTTKNPWNVELTSGGSSGGSAAAVAARLVPVAEGSDGGGSIRIPASFCGIFGLKPTYGRVPFGRVKENLFSTQHPYQHYGPLTRTVEDAALMLSVMEGYTPQDPFVMPTSSPVNLNKALESKQPLRVAYSPNLGVYEIDTEVNTLIEKAVAQVEQLGCVVKEIELGLGMSRSELNRNFSTLWNVHMASHYHALVPEYGAKMSPGLLKMIEAGQKVSLMEYKQIEWVRTQLWDRIQDVFEEYDLLVSPTLAVPAFAHTLAGPREINGHKVNPHVDWMLTPLFNLTGHPAASVPVGWTQDQLPVGLQVVAPRFEEEKILRLAYMYEQAHSWNARQPNL; this is translated from the coding sequence GTGAGTCTACCTACACATGTCACGGATATGTCTGCTGTTGAGCTGGCCCGTTTGATCGGCACCAAGCAGATTTCACCGGTGGAAGTGATTGACCAATTTTTAGACCGCATTGAGCAGGTCAATCCCCATATCAACGCCTTTTGTACCATCTTAGCGGAGGAAGCGCGGTCAGAAGCTCAAAAATTAGAACAACAACTGATGAGATCCGACGTCACCCTGGGTCCATTAGGCGGGGTTCCTGTGGCCATCAAGGATTTGACCCCGGTGGCCGGTGTGCGCACCACATTTGGCTCCCAAGCCTATGCCGATTATATTCCCACTGAAGATGCAGTTGTGGTTAAACGACTCAAAGCAGCGGGGGCGATCATTATCGGCAAAACGAACACACCTGAGTTTGGCCATAAGGGAACTACGGATAATCTTCTGTTCGGCACCACAAAAAACCCATGGAATGTAGAGCTTACATCGGGGGGTTCCAGCGGAGGGTCGGCGGCGGCTGTGGCAGCCCGCTTGGTTCCTGTAGCTGAAGGGAGTGATGGTGGAGGATCGATTCGCATTCCGGCCAGTTTCTGTGGCATTTTCGGTTTGAAACCCACCTATGGCCGCGTACCTTTTGGACGGGTAAAGGAGAACTTGTTTTCCACCCAACATCCTTATCAACATTACGGTCCATTAACGAGGACAGTGGAGGATGCGGCCTTGATGCTGTCGGTGATGGAAGGTTACACCCCGCAAGATCCGTTTGTGATGCCTACCTCATCTCCGGTCAACTTAAACAAGGCGCTTGAGAGCAAGCAACCTTTGCGGGTAGCCTATAGCCCTAACTTGGGTGTATACGAGATCGATACAGAAGTGAACACCTTGATCGAGAAAGCTGTGGCCCAGGTTGAACAACTTGGCTGTGTTGTGAAAGAGATCGAGCTTGGATTGGGGATGTCCAGGTCTGAGCTGAATCGAAATTTCTCAACGCTGTGGAATGTTCATATGGCCAGTCATTATCACGCTTTAGTCCCCGAGTATGGGGCCAAGATGTCACCTGGACTGCTTAAAATGATTGAGGCGGGCCAAAAAGTGAGTCTGATGGAGTATAAACAGATCGAATGGGTCCGCACTCAGCTGTGGGATAGAATACAAGATGTATTTGAGGAGTACGACCTGTTGGTCTCGCCTACGTTGGCTGTACCAGCTTTTGCTCATACATTAGCTGGACCGAGAGAGATTAACGGTCACAAAGTAAATCCCCATGTGGACTGGATGTTAACGCCCCTATTTAACTTAACGGGACATCCTGCCGCCTCAGTTCCGGTGGGCTGGACCCAGGATCAGCTTCCAGTCGGTCTGCAGGTCGTCGCCCCTCGCTTTGAGGAAGAAAAAATTTTGAGACTGGCTTATATGTATGAACAGGCCCACTCCTGGAACGCACGCCAACCTAACCTTTAG